The window TAGAAGGTACAAATGCTTCTATTTTATGTGAATATCCAGTTTCTACGGAGTGATAAAAAATTAATCCATCAACCTAATAAGAAGATAAAACAACCATACTGTCATTCCGTAGGAATCTAAGCAAAGTATGGGATAAGAATGTTTTTATATTAAAATTGGCTAGCCTGGATTCCTTCGGAATGACAAAGGCAGATGATATCAACAATTAAAATGATACAAACAAAAGTTGCCATTCTAAGGAAGTTAAAATAAATACTGTGTAAAAGGAAGATTACATTTATGGGCAAGTATTTGAAATTGAAGAAAATCGTTTAGCTGAAACATTATTTTCCCTATTTTTATTTCTTAAAACGTATTACATGAAAAAAATCGCTGGTATTCTTTTACTGTTAAGTGCTGTTTGCTTCGGGCAGCAGAATCAGGATATTGAAAAACCTATCCGTAACTTATTCCTTGGCATGAAAAATGCAGATCCTGAGCTGGTAAAATCAGCCTTTGCTGAAAATGCCGTTCTTCAAACAATCACGAAGGATGGTACTGTAAAAAGTGACAGCATATCAGATTTTGTTGCTTCGGTTTCAAAATTTACAAAGGGAGATCTGGATGAAAGAATTATTGTAGAAGCCATTCATACGGATGGAAATCTGGCTAGTGTATTTACGCCTTACTCTTTTTATTTAAAAGAAAAATTATCACATTGCGGGGCTAATAGCTTTCAGTTGGTGAAGCAGAACAACGAATGGAAAATCCAGTATATTATTGATACGAGAAGAAAAGAAGGCTGTAAGGAAATTAAATAATAATATCAAACAAGAAGTAGAAAATGAAGATCCATCATATTGCAATCATTTGCTCAGATTATGCCGTTTCAAAGAAATTTTATACGGAAATTTTAGGTCTGAATATTATCCGGGAAGTATACCGTGAAGAAAGACAGTCTTATAAACTTGATCTCGCGATCGGGGACTATTATGTGATAGAGCTGTTTTCTTTTCCCAATCCTCCTCAGCGTCCATCACGTCCTGAAGCATGTGGCTTAAGACATCTCGCTTTTTCCGTTGAAAATGTAACTGAAAAACGAAATGAACTGATAGAAAAGGGGTTGAATTGTGAAGAAATCCGGATAGATGAATTCACGGGGAAAGAATTTTTCTTCACCCAGGATCCTGATCAGCTGCCGTTAGAATTTTATGAAATGTAAGA of the Chryseobacterium viscerum genome contains:
- a CDS encoding nuclear transport factor 2 family protein, producing the protein MKKIAGILLLLSAVCFGQQNQDIEKPIRNLFLGMKNADPELVKSAFAENAVLQTITKDGTVKSDSISDFVASVSKFTKGDLDERIIVEAIHTDGNLASVFTPYSFYLKEKLSHCGANSFQLVKQNNEWKIQYIIDTRRKEGCKEIK
- a CDS encoding VOC family protein, producing the protein MKIHHIAIICSDYAVSKKFYTEILGLNIIREVYREERQSYKLDLAIGDYYVIELFSFPNPPQRPSRPEACGLRHLAFSVENVTEKRNELIEKGLNCEEIRIDEFTGKEFFFTQDPDQLPLEFYEM